In one window of Ostrinia nubilalis chromosome 21, ilOstNubi1.1, whole genome shotgun sequence DNA:
- the LOC135082102 gene encoding uncharacterized protein LOC135082102, with amino-acid sequence MIGLVVFLAFALAVQGQTTNIETCTQHGGELPANAYIDGCINPPCLFPQLQDAVINLVFQAPRQMATMRTLATAYVPFGLITLPVPYPLGDNALTCNFLTNSFCPVLAGEVLQYTLKMFIESSFPVNTAATIEFRVVDEFNVPIICIRVPILIAPPVNAISGSS; translated from the exons ATGATCGGTTTAGTAGTTTTTCTCGCGTTTGCGTTGGCTGTCCAGGGGCAGACTACTAACATAGAAACTT GCACACAGCATGGGGGAGAACTACCTGCTAACGCCTACATAGACGGATGTATCAATCCCCCATGCTTATTCCCACAATTGCAAGATGCGGTCATCAATCTAGTCTTCCAAGCAC CTCGCCAGATGGCCACTATGCGTACCCTGGCGACAGCTTACGTGCCGTTCGGCTTGATAACGCTACCGGTGCCCTATCCCCTGGGCGACAACGCTTTGACCTGCAACTTCTTGACCAACTCCTTCTGCCCCGTGCTGGCAGGCGAGGTCCTGCAGTACACCTTGAAGATGTTCATTGAATCGTCATTCCCGGTG aatacGGCAGCTACGATCGAATTCCGAGTGGTGGATGAATTCAACGTGCCAATTATTTGCATCCGGGTTCCCATCCTAATCGCGCCGCCTGTCAACGCAATTTCTGGATCGtcttaa